The Erythrobacter sp. JK5 genome includes a region encoding these proteins:
- a CDS encoding virB8 family protein encodes MTAQPEYDLADLPVAESWATSVTDDLERSNRRAWIVAIIAALIALIEALALVFLIPLKEVEPYTLLVDRQTGHVEALAPLDAQVVAPDTALTRSFLVQYVIGRESFSQDSVQADFRKVSLWSDTLVGAQYARAMDAGNPESPLSYLPRGATIQTEVKSVSTLGEGRAMVRYATTRTDAGGAPQATQHWVAVIGYGFTAAEMSEADRYINPLGFRVTSYRRSAETLPEAGIVNGVAIPQDADGAP; translated from the coding sequence ATGACTGCGCAACCCGAATATGATCTCGCCGACTTGCCGGTGGCCGAGAGCTGGGCGACCAGCGTCACCGACGATCTCGAACGATCGAACCGGCGCGCCTGGATCGTCGCGATTATCGCCGCGCTGATCGCGCTGATCGAAGCGCTCGCGCTGGTGTTCCTGATCCCGCTCAAGGAGGTCGAACCCTACACCTTGCTGGTCGATCGCCAGACCGGCCACGTAGAAGCGCTCGCACCGCTCGATGCACAGGTGGTCGCCCCTGACACGGCGCTCACGCGTTCGTTCCTGGTGCAATACGTCATCGGTCGCGAAAGCTTCTCGCAGGACAGCGTGCAGGCCGACTTCCGCAAGGTCTCGCTGTGGTCGGACACTCTCGTCGGCGCGCAATATGCCCGCGCGATGGACGCGGGCAATCCGGAAAGCCCGCTTTCCTACCTGCCGCGAGGCGCCACGATCCAGACCGAGGTCAAGAGCGTCTCGACTCTGGGCGAAGGTCGGGCGATGGTGCGCTACGCCACCACCCGCACCGACGCGGGTGGCGCGCCGCAAGCGACACAACACTGGGTCGCGGTGATCGGCTATGGTTTCACCGCCGCGGAAATGAGCGAAGCCGACCGCTACATCAATCCGCTCGGCTTTCGGGTGACCAGCTATCGCCGCAGCGCGGAGACCCTGCCCGAAGCCGGTATCGTCAACGGAGTGGCGATTCCGCAAGACGCGGACGGCGCACCATGA
- a CDS encoding TrbG/VirB9 family P-type conjugative transfer protein: protein MIRAITLALAAVCAAPASAQVFPMPGHDSPRIQTVAWQPGEPIVLTALPETALTVMLEPGETIERAVLGGNRLWEVTVSAESDSFQVKPLVNAAPATLSVQTDARQYEFALETGQNLQAAYLVRLDFGAPAETAQAVSVEEIEDLSWSYRLRGDRSVRPASIRDNGRKTVIEYAPGQPLPAVFAIGATGDEEVVDGYMRGGKFVIDRVHQRLVFRIDKQKATARRNAHADGAT from the coding sequence ATGATCCGCGCCATCACCCTTGCGCTGGCCGCGGTCTGCGCCGCTCCGGCAAGTGCGCAGGTCTTCCCGATGCCGGGCCACGACAGTCCGCGCATCCAGACGGTCGCGTGGCAGCCGGGCGAACCGATCGTCCTCACCGCATTGCCCGAAACCGCACTGACCGTGATGCTCGAACCGGGCGAAACGATCGAGCGCGCGGTGCTGGGCGGCAACCGGCTGTGGGAGGTGACGGTCTCGGCGGAAAGCGACAGCTTCCAGGTCAAACCGCTGGTTAACGCGGCACCGGCGACCCTCAGCGTCCAGACCGATGCCCGGCAATATGAATTCGCGCTCGAGACCGGGCAGAACCTGCAGGCCGCGTATCTGGTGCGGCTCGATTTCGGAGCGCCTGCCGAAACCGCGCAGGCCGTATCGGTCGAGGAAATCGAAGACCTCAGCTGGTCCTATCGCCTGCGGGGCGATCGCTCGGTCCGCCCCGCCTCGATCCGCGACAACGGCCGGAAGACAGTGATCGAATACGCGCCCGGACAGCCGCTGCCCGCAGTGTTCGCGATCGGTGCGACTGGCGACGAAGAGGTAGTCGACGGTTACATGCGCGGCGGAAAGTTCGTGATCGACCGTGTCCACCAGCGCCTCGTGTTCCGGATCGACAAGCAAAAGGCGACCGCACGTCGCAACGCGCACGCGGACGGCGCGACATGA
- a CDS encoding TrbI/VirB10 family protein, whose translation MSESAESAQDPRDVRPVIATGSPGNWGLWAFLGLLAIGGLVLFNALNASREAAQAHSVLVPSDQADGRIASPAPLRVPDRFAGRGPLEPAAPIEPATPAQAARFPEFIPPPAPRQIAPLPPQPLPEPPRAIPPPTPPRVVFDNATSAASILAESAAPAGAERVAAGRLRNPSRTIPQGTVIPAVLETALDSTRAGGARALVQRDVSGFDGTRVLIPRGSRLYGEYEAELRRGQNRALVRWTRLIRPDGVTIALDSPSSDPLGRAGIRGKVDTKFLQRFGGAILQSVLDIGVGLAVNEASNGVIVALPGSTQNVQVTDQQSVQPTLKVKHGTSVSVFVARDLDFSTVEQ comes from the coding sequence ATGAGCGAGTCTGCCGAATCCGCCCAGGACCCGCGCGATGTCCGCCCGGTGATCGCGACCGGTTCGCCCGGCAATTGGGGCCTGTGGGCCTTTCTTGGCCTTCTCGCGATCGGAGGACTGGTGCTGTTCAACGCGCTCAACGCCTCGCGCGAGGCTGCGCAGGCGCATTCGGTGCTGGTGCCCAGCGATCAGGCGGACGGGCGCATCGCCTCGCCCGCGCCGCTGCGCGTGCCCGATCGTTTTGCCGGACGCGGTCCGCTCGAACCGGCTGCGCCGATCGAACCTGCCACGCCAGCGCAGGCTGCGAGATTTCCGGAATTCATTCCTCCGCCTGCACCGCGCCAGATTGCGCCGCTGCCGCCGCAGCCGCTGCCCGAGCCACCGCGCGCGATCCCGCCACCGACACCGCCGCGCGTGGTGTTCGACAACGCCACATCCGCTGCGAGCATCCTTGCGGAATCTGCCGCCCCGGCCGGGGCCGAGCGCGTGGCCGCAGGCCGACTGCGCAACCCCTCGCGCACGATCCCGCAGGGCACGGTGATCCCGGCAGTGCTAGAGACCGCGCTCGATTCGACTCGCGCGGGGGGCGCGCGGGCGCTGGTGCAACGCGACGTTTCCGGGTTCGACGGCACGCGGGTGCTGATCCCGCGCGGCAGCCGGCTGTATGGCGAATACGAAGCCGAATTGCGCCGCGGCCAGAACCGCGCGCTGGTGCGCTGGACCCGCCTGATCCGGCCCGACGGCGTGACGATCGCGCTCGATTCACCGTCTTCGGATCCGCTCGGCCGGGCGGGCATTCGCGGCAAGGTCGATACCAAGTTCCTGCAGCGGTTCGGCGGGGCAATCCTGCAATCGGTGCTCGATATCGGGGTCGGCCTCGCGGTCAACGAAGCCAGCAACGGCGTGATCGTCGCGCTCCCCGGCAGCACCCAGAACGTGCAGGTCACCGACCAGCAGAGCGTGCAGCCGACGCTCAAGGTCAAACACGGAACCAGCGTTTCGGTGTTCGTTGCGCGCGATCTCGATTTCTCGACGGTCGAACAATGA